One segment of Panicum virgatum strain AP13 chromosome 1K, P.virgatum_v5, whole genome shotgun sequence DNA contains the following:
- the LOC120641511 gene encoding uncharacterized protein LOC120641511 isoform X3: protein MEYWTGDALSDNVNQDDMTEFRPKLAAILLLSEANIRKGCPYLAIDVVGSPNDVVEIENPMTIDDTPAKTTQCGQSEEKATHTRLDDCMLSQGKRTQDMPMTRTRMNTYSLISMLDMPMSREELAEILCDYIMSIEDVGTLQKTWVRSFKPYKMALTVKELQMSLRNDQPMSTSSFNMGVRILGYNEYKALQYSKSVMPTHFMDLRFCKLCDVERDIKYRKNPNAESLAEAIGRVTWLDYDMTCCRYVFNWLHSSAIYGCLEACEDYTNMMDKH, encoded by the exons ATGGAATATTGGACTGGTGATGCTCTGTCCGACAATGTGAATCAG GATGATATGACAGAGTTTAGACCAAAACTCGCTGCTATCCTGTTGTTATCAGAAGCAAACATCAGGAAAGGATGCCCATATTTAGCAATTGATGTTGTTGGGAGTCCAAACGATGTTGTGGAGATTGAAAATCCCATGACTATAGATGATACCCCAGCTAAAACTACCCAGTGTGGACAGAGTGAAGAAAAAGCCACACACACTCGATTGGATGACTGCATGCTATCTCAAGGCAAACGTACGCAAGATATGCCAATGACCAGGACAAGGATGAATACATATTCCCTGATTTCTATGCTAGATATGCCAATGAGCAGAGAAGAATTGGCAGAAATTTTATGTGATTATATAATGTCAATTGAAGATGTTGGGACCTTGCA GAAAACTTGGGTGCGAAGCTTCAAACCCTACAAGATGGCATTAACTGTCAAGGAACTTCAGATGTCATTGAGGAATGATCAACCAATGTCCACAAGTAGCTTCAATATGGGTGTGCGTATCCTTGGATACAACGAGTACAAAGCGTTGCAATATTCCAAGTCTGTCATGCCAACTCATTTTATGGACCTCCGGTTCTGT AAATTGTGTGATGTTGAGCGGGATATAAAGTATCGTAAAAATCCAAATGCTGAAAGTCTGGCAGAAGCAATTGGTAGAGTTACATGGCTGGACTACGACATGACATGCTGCCGATAT GTGTTTAACTGGCTACATAGTTCTGCAATATATGGCTGCCTGGAAGCATGTGAGGACTACACCAATAT GATGGACAAGCACTGA
- the LOC120641511 gene encoding uncharacterized protein LOC120641511 isoform X1, which yields MEYWTGDALSDNVNQDDMTEFRPKLAAILLLSEANIRKGCPYLAIDVVGSPNDVVEIENPMTIDDTPAKTTQCGQSEEKATHTRLDDCMLSQGKRTQDMPMTRTRMNTYSLISMLDMPMSREELAEILCDYIMSIEDVGTLQKTWVRSFKPYKMALTVKELQMSLRNDQPMSTSSFNMGVRILGYNEYKALQYSKSVMPTHFMDLRFCKLCDVERDIKYRKNPNAESLAEAIGRVTWLDYDMTCCRYVFNWLHSSAIYGCLEACEDYTNMCGWTSTEEEFCD from the exons ATGGAATATTGGACTGGTGATGCTCTGTCCGACAATGTGAATCAG GATGATATGACAGAGTTTAGACCAAAACTCGCTGCTATCCTGTTGTTATCAGAAGCAAACATCAGGAAAGGATGCCCATATTTAGCAATTGATGTTGTTGGGAGTCCAAACGATGTTGTGGAGATTGAAAATCCCATGACTATAGATGATACCCCAGCTAAAACTACCCAGTGTGGACAGAGTGAAGAAAAAGCCACACACACTCGATTGGATGACTGCATGCTATCTCAAGGCAAACGTACGCAAGATATGCCAATGACCAGGACAAGGATGAATACATATTCCCTGATTTCTATGCTAGATATGCCAATGAGCAGAGAAGAATTGGCAGAAATTTTATGTGATTATATAATGTCAATTGAAGATGTTGGGACCTTGCA GAAAACTTGGGTGCGAAGCTTCAAACCCTACAAGATGGCATTAACTGTCAAGGAACTTCAGATGTCATTGAGGAATGATCAACCAATGTCCACAAGTAGCTTCAATATGGGTGTGCGTATCCTTGGATACAACGAGTACAAAGCGTTGCAATATTCCAAGTCTGTCATGCCAACTCATTTTATGGACCTCCGGTTCTGT AAATTGTGTGATGTTGAGCGGGATATAAAGTATCGTAAAAATCCAAATGCTGAAAGTCTGGCAGAAGCAATTGGTAGAGTTACATGGCTGGACTACGACATGACATGCTGCCGATAT GTGTTTAACTGGCTACATAGTTCTGCAATATATGGCTGCCTGGAAGCATGTGAGGACTACACCAATATGTGTG GATGGACAAGCACTGAGGAGGAATTTTGTGATTGA
- the LOC120656247 gene encoding probable glucomannan 4-beta-mannosyltransferase 6, whose translation MQEMSMDYHFKVEQEAGSFPCNFFGYNGTYSHSLFSAAPTQLFMPRCHFSVMLKKQEPNLFMHVGTAGVWRTQAIVESGGWEDRTTAEDMDLALRASLLGWEFVYVESIKVKSKLPSTLKAYMSQQHRWSCGPALLFKKMFSEIIAAKKVSVWKKLYMIYDFFIARRIVGTFFTLFFFGILIPIIIIFPEAQISVWELIYIPTAIILLNSVGTPRFHCLEIFFGLFLLVSGCFDYIFRDDYLYLLVLPQSIMYFAIGFQFIGLRVSED comes from the exons ATGCAAGAGATGTCCATGGATTACCATTTCAAGGTGGAGCAGGAAGCTGGCTCTTTCCCCTGCAACTTCTTTGGCTACAATGGTACCTACAGCCACTCTCTCTTCTCCGCTGCGCCGACGCAGTTGTTCATGCCACGCTGTCATTTTTCAGTCATGCTCAAGAAACAGGAACCGAATTTATTCATGCACGTAGGAACCGCTGGAGTGTGGAGGACACAGGCGATTGTCGAGTCCGGTGGCTGGGAGGACCGAACCACTGCTGAGGACATGGACTTGGCACTGCGAGCAAGCCTCTTGGGCTGGGAATTCGTTTACGTTGAGAGCATAAAG GTTAAGAGTAAGCTGCCGAGCACTCTGAAGGCATACATGTCCCAGCAGCATCGCTGGTCGTGCGGCCCTGCGCTGCTGTTCAAGAAAATGTTCTCGGAAATTATTGCTGCCAAG AAAGTATCGGTTTGGAAGAAATTGTACATGATCTATGACTTCTTCATTGCCCGGAGAATTGTCGGCACATTCTTCACCTTGTTCTTTTTCGGCATTCTGATTCCAATTATCATTATATTCCCAGAAGCGCAGATCTCTGTGTGGGAGCTGATCTATATTCCCACAGCTATCATTCTCCTTAATTCTGTTGGGACACCAAG GTTCCACtgtcttgaaatattttttggcCTGTTTCTTCTGGTGTCTGGGTGCTTTGACTACATATTCAGAGATGACTATTTGTACCTACTTGTTCTTCCTCAATCCATCATGTATTTTGCAATTGGTTTTCAGTTCATCGGTCTCCGTGTATCCGAAGATTGA
- the LOC120641511 gene encoding uncharacterized protein LOC120641511 isoform X2 — protein MEYWTGDALSDNVNQDDMTEFRPKLAAILLLSEANIRKGCPYLAIDVVGSPNDVVEIENPMTIDDTPAKTTQCGQSEEKATHTRLDDCMLSQGKRTQDMPMTRTRMNTYSLISMLDMPMSREELAEILCDYIMSIEDVGTLQKTWVRSFKPYKMALTVKELQMSLRNDQPMSTSSFNMGVRILGYNEYKALQYSKSVMPTHFMDLRFCKLCDVERDIKYRKNPNAESLAEAIGRVTWLDYDMTCCRYFLMPWVKSTNFMLFVLDHKDKKFTWIDPTSTPEW, from the exons ATGGAATATTGGACTGGTGATGCTCTGTCCGACAATGTGAATCAG GATGATATGACAGAGTTTAGACCAAAACTCGCTGCTATCCTGTTGTTATCAGAAGCAAACATCAGGAAAGGATGCCCATATTTAGCAATTGATGTTGTTGGGAGTCCAAACGATGTTGTGGAGATTGAAAATCCCATGACTATAGATGATACCCCAGCTAAAACTACCCAGTGTGGACAGAGTGAAGAAAAAGCCACACACACTCGATTGGATGACTGCATGCTATCTCAAGGCAAACGTACGCAAGATATGCCAATGACCAGGACAAGGATGAATACATATTCCCTGATTTCTATGCTAGATATGCCAATGAGCAGAGAAGAATTGGCAGAAATTTTATGTGATTATATAATGTCAATTGAAGATGTTGGGACCTTGCA GAAAACTTGGGTGCGAAGCTTCAAACCCTACAAGATGGCATTAACTGTCAAGGAACTTCAGATGTCATTGAGGAATGATCAACCAATGTCCACAAGTAGCTTCAATATGGGTGTGCGTATCCTTGGATACAACGAGTACAAAGCGTTGCAATATTCCAAGTCTGTCATGCCAACTCATTTTATGGACCTCCGGTTCTGT AAATTGTGTGATGTTGAGCGGGATATAAAGTATCGTAAAAATCCAAATGCTGAAAGTCTGGCAGAAGCAATTGGTAGAGTTACATGGCTGGACTACGACATGACATGCTGCCGATAT TTTCTTATGCCATGGgtaaaatctacaaattttatgctatTTGTGCTTGACCATAAGGATAAAAAATTTACTTGGATTGACCCGACCTCAACTCCAGAATGGTGA
- the LOC120641546 gene encoding 3-oxoacyl-[acyl-carrier-protein] synthase I, chloroplastic-like, translated as MQAPAHTLGLRLPIDRFDAGSFPTRFAAQIRGFSSEGYIDGKNSCRLDGCLRYCIVSGKKARENAGLAKALFDAHAKLDKVRAGVLVGTGMGGLTVFSDGVQNLIEKGYRKISPFFIPYAMDVGFMGPNYSISNACATSNYCFYAAANHIRRGEADIIIAGGTAAAIIPIGLGGFVACVLVMESLEHAMKRDAPIIAEYLGGAVNCDAYHMTDPRSDGLGVWVYHPVSKRALKMQVLHLRR; from the exons ATGCAAGCGCCCGCGCACACCCTCGGGCTCCGCCTACCCATCGACCGCTTCGACGCCGGCAGCTTCCCCACCCGGTTCGCGGCCCAGATCAGGGGGTTCTCGTCGGAGGGATACATCGACGGCAAAAACAGCTGCAGGCTCGACGGCTGCCTCCGATACTGCATCGTCAGCGGCAAGAAGGCACGGGAGAACGCCGGGCTAGCCAAGGCTCTATTCGACGCGCACGCCAAG CTTGACAAAGTGCGTGCTGGAGTTCTCGTGGGGACTGGTATGGGTGGCCTTACAGTGTTTTCTGATGGCGTTCAGAACCTCATCGAGAAGGGATACAGAAAGATTTCACCCTTCTTCATTCCCTATGCAATGGATGTTGGTTTTATGGGTCCTAATTACTCAATTTCAAATGCATGTGCTACCTCCAACTATTGCTTTTACGCTGCTGCAAACCACATACGACGTGGTGAGGCTGATATAATCATAGCTGGTGGTACTGCAGCTGCAATTATTCCCATTGGCCTTGGAGGTTTTGTGGCCTGTGTACTG GTTATGGAGAGCCTGGAGCATGCAATGAAGCGTGATGCACCAATAATTGCAGAATACTTGGGAGGGGCAGTGAACTGTGACGCTTACCATATGACTGATCCTAGATCAGATGGACTGGGTGTCTGGGTGTATCATCCTGTATCAAAAAGAGCCTTGAAGATGCAGGTGTTGCACCTGAGGAG GTGA
- the LOC120656265 gene encoding uncharacterized protein LOC120656265, which produces MEDELDIISFFCRVCGILLRTTDEIIEHRKSSGHHGVSGSMDNKQKLYCQECQKVFSLRTKVYGHKHETGGSHSKFQLRNHQQDETTPPVLMPKIRSWVQSEADEEPPFDYSEDEDDDEDDPNDPDYDPREDSNYDPREDPDCDPAQDFADIPDPVEVSSDDGAKFKPTTLSALLDLPHPSDDESLNQDDDSSFAGLVTRRTLKHLGYKAHESITMRKAHGGQTGTLIPSETDLVTHIDIGKNVRYVLVLEKEIAFYELTGTKFPELENCILLSGKGHSDIVTRILLRKIRISSPTLPMYCVGISRWP; this is translated from the exons ATGGAGGATGAGTTGGAT ATTATTTCGTTCTTTTGCCGTGTGTGTGGCATCCTCTTGAGGACAACCGATGAAATTATAGAACATAGGAAGTCCTCAGGACATCATGGTGTTTCTGGTTCCATGGACAACAAGCAGAAACTTTACTGCCAAGAATGCCAAAAAGTGTTCTCCTTGCGCACA AAAGTGTACGGACACAAGCATGAGACTGGTGGATCACATTCTAAATTTCAGCTTAGAAATCATCAGCAAGATGAAACAACACCTCCTGTTCTGATGCCAAAGATTAGGAGTTGGGTGCAGAGTGAGGCTGATGAGGAACCCCCGTTTG ACTActctgaagatgaagatgatgatgaagatgatccaAATGATCCGGATTATGATCCGAGAGAAGATTCAAATTATGATCCGAGAGAAGATCCAGATTGTGATCCGGCACAAGATTTTGCTGATATTCCAGATCCGGTAGAAGTGTCAAGTGATGACGGGGCCAAATTCAAGCCTACTACTCTTTCAGCCCTTCTGGATCTTCCTCATCCAAGTGACGATGAGTCACTCAACCAAGATGATGATAG TTCCTTTGCTGGCTTGGTAACACGAAGAACGTTGAAGCACCTGGGGTACAAGGCTCACGAGAGTATTACCATGAGGAAGGC ACATGGTGGTCAAACTGGGACTCTTATTCCAAGCGAGACTGATCTAGTGACACACATAGACATCGGGAAGAACGTCAGATATGTGCTCGTCTTGGAAAAGGAGATTGCATTCTACGAATTAACTGGCACAAAGTTCCCAGAGCTAGAAAATTGCATTCTGTTGTCTGGGAAAGGTCATTCTGACATAGTCACAAGAATACTGCTCCGGAAGATAAGGATTTCGTCGCCTACATTGCCTATGTATTGTGTTGGAATATCGAGGTGGCCCTAA
- the LOC120656258 gene encoding uncharacterized protein LOC120656258, whose translation MRTFLSQDDINVYRSSPPLPKITRPTRLLPSAHDLVVQRRQQRAVESADSTIIADSDQSSPSADIEKESSAGGGGSCAEGNSAGSHPKAPRNTMRKCKAASSEEARTAAPSGCFGTAAAAAASCTAATVRTGAADFLLRAFAAEPPPGAPLWRQLSVPAPPPAAAAAPTPPSTARRSLDSVTGKALRWIESWTDAAAAGDRFLEVPTGGARTRSSAAAPEWLLASLERAGSALAHGGWGAGEVEEMTAGGPDGGEVLALALTVDRFCGVLRTGGWPAEEVVEMLGAVLAPRKARRAALALTVDRCCGVLRTGG comes from the exons ATGCGTACATTTCTATCGCAGGATGACATAAATGTGTATCGAAGCAGCCCTCCTCTCCCAAAAATCACGCGCCCGACTCGCCTACTTCCAAGTGCACATGATCTAGTAGTGCAAAGAAGGCAGCAGCGCGCTGTTGAATCTGCTGACAGCACAATAATCGCTGATTCTGATCAAAGCTCCCCATCTGCAGACATTGAGAAGGAGTCTAGTGCTGGAGGGGGTGGTTCTTGTGCTGAAGGCAATTCGGCGGGTAGCCATCCCAAAGCGCCCAGGAATACTATGCGCAAGTGTAAGGCGGCTTCATCAGAAGAAGCCAG GACGGCGGCGCCTTCGGGATGCttcgggacggcggcggcggccgctgcttctTGCACAGCGGCGACGGTGAGAACAGGCGCCGCCGACTTCCTCCTCCGCGCgttcgccgccgagccgccccccGGCGCACCGCTCTGGCGCCAGCTCTCCGTGCCGGCCcctccaccggcggcggcggcggcccccacgccgccgtccACGGCGCGCCGGAGCCTGGACTCCGTCACCGGCAAAGCCCTGCGCTGGATCGAGTCCTGGACCgatgccgcggcggccggggaccgCTTCCTGGAGGTCCCCACGGGCGGCGCCCGGACCCGGAgcagcgccgcggcgccggagtGGCTGCTGGCGAGCCTTGAGAGGGCGGGCTCCGCGCTGGCGCACGGCGGGTggggcgccggcgaggtggaggagaTGACGGCGGGCGGtcccgacggcggcgaggtgctGGCGCTGGCGCTGACGGTGGACCGGTTCTGCGGGGTGCTGCGGACGGGAGGGTGGCccgcggaggaggtggtggagatGCTGGGCGCGGTGCTGGCGCCGCGGAaggcccggcgggcggcgctggcgctgaCGGTGGACCGGTGCTGCGGGGTGCTGCGGACGGGAGGGTAG